In the Harmonia axyridis chromosome 3, icHarAxyr1.1, whole genome shotgun sequence genome, one interval contains:
- the LOC123675027 gene encoding gamma-secretase subunit pen-2, with amino-acid sequence MDLSKMTNEGKLSLCRTYFKAGFALLPFVWAVNTIWFFNEAFRKPEYTEQKEIKKFVIYSAAGATTWLIVLTAWIITFQLNRDSWGEFADRISFIIPLGR; translated from the exons ATGGATCTTAGTAAGATGACCAATGAAGGAAAACTTTCTCTCTGTAGAACTTATTTCAAAG CTGGATTTGCTCTTTTGCCTTTTGTTTGGGCTGTTAATACCATTTGGTTCTTCAATGAAGCATTCAGAAAACCAGAATACACTgaacaaaaagaaataaaaaaat TTGTTATCTATTCAGCAGCTGGAGCTACAACATGGCTTATTGTATTAACTGCTTGGATTATAACCTTCCAATTGAACAGAGATAGTTGGGGCGAATTTGCTGATAGAATATCTTTTATTATACCCCTTGGaagataa
- the LOC123675306 gene encoding zinc finger MYM-type protein 1-like → MKMSYHHKSGSQKRKEQQQKLEHMRKGRRTLENLGFTTSKVTPGISKVNETCDEVSETSNISSPGPVPSPSSPISSSSVGQNDDLLRSGIISNAVKVDSNQDINMNIDSGVHFDIGNLRNVTPVIIEEAVRKGPEPIPSQLPPDSNGMPFPKYLLNLNMKNGEVVSRDWLTWSSSRQALFCFPCKATRSQHSSRFVTEYGWSPTNFYRKLYNRIPEHENSIGHRSSYLEWRGIEQNIFNKKNIDNLVLKSLEKEKEKWKELLQRFLQVILFLSERGLALRGSSSLIGNPNNGNFLGILELLANYDTILAEHLDAVKDSQETKKRMQVHYLSAEIQNEFISLCAEHVMEKILNERKLAKYFSLIVDATPDSSHDEQTTFILRYVWLNEDGKYQVFERFLEFINCNKKTGEDIANMILENLKKRNISIEDCRGQGYDNGSNMSGQYKGVQARILALNPLAIWSPCACHSLNLCGVHAAECCPQAVTFFGIIQKLYNIFSASPSRWEILKNKIDVSLHSLSTTRWSARVESVKPVCNKLPGIKDAILEVFELNLTSEVRVELNGILSYLGSFECLLMASTWLKVLTAINYRSVILQTESITLDIGTENLKSLLEDLNIIRNSWSKILNECREVAKNLEMSTEMPTSEKRKRKRKQFFDETNSEQDFSSELSGEDYFRINVFYSILDAVILNISTRFQAIKNIVHMFSVLWKFLHLEDADIEERATNLQIQYHLDTDCKLTEEIKHLKVIFSATFQMNDLTPLNLLNEIHKLKLDTLFPNIVISLRIFCTLPVTVAQAERSFSHLSKIKNVLRSTMTQGRLSALGLLSIESRVARRCDFSKIIANFATAKCRKAHIK, encoded by the exons ATGAAG ATGAGTTATCATCATAAATCTGGCTCCCAAAAACGTAAAGAGCAACAGCAGAAGTTGGAGCACAtgagaaaaggaagaagaactCTTGAAAACCTTGGGTTTACTACCTCAAAAGTAACTCCAGGCATTTCAAAAGTGAATGAAACCTGTGATGAAGTTTCAGAAACCTCCAATATATCATCGCCTGGTCCTGTACCTTCACCTTCAAGCCCCATTTCCAGTAGTTCTGTTGGGCAAAACGATGATCTCCTACGAAGTGGAATCATTTCAAACGCAGTTAAAGTTGATAGCAATCAagatataaatatgaatatcgATAGTGGAGTACACTTCGATATAGGAAATTTGAGAAACGTTACTCCCGTCATTATTGAAGAAGCTGTGAGAAAAGGACCTGAACCCATTCCATCACAACTTCCTCCTGATAGCAACGGAATGCCAT tTCCCAAATATCTATTAAATTTAAACATGAAAAATGGGGAGGTTGTATCAAGAGACTGGCTAACTTGGAGTTCCTCGAGGCAAGCACTGTTCTGTTTTCCCTGTAAAGCAACAAGGTCACAACATTCTTCTCGGTTTGTAACTGAATATGGTTGGAGTCCTACaaatttctacagaaaattgTATAACAGAATTCCTGAACATGAAAATAGTATCGGTCATCGATCATCATACCTAGAGTGGCGGGGTatagaacaaaatattttcaataaaaagaatATCGATAACTTAGTATTGAAATCTTTAGAAAAAGAGAAAGAGAAGTGGAAAGAACTATTGCAAAGATTTCTTCAAGTGATTCTATTTTTATCTGAAAGAGGACTAGCATTAAGAGGATCATCTAGTTTGATTGGTAATCCAAACAATGGCAATTTTCTTGGTATATTGGAGTTGCTAGCAAATTATGATACCATATTAGCAGAGCATCTAGATGCTGTTAAAGATTCTCAAGAAACTAAGAAACGTATGCAAGTACACTATCTCTCAgccgaaattcaaaatgaattcattTCACTTTGTGCTGAACAtgttatggaaaaaattttaaacgaGAGAAAGCTggcgaaatatttttctttaatcgTCGATGCTACCCCTGATAGTTCTCATGACGAACAAACAACGTTTATATTACGTTATGTCTGGCTGAATGAAGATGGCAAATACCAAGTGTTTGAAAGATTTTTAGAATTCATCAACTGTAATAAAAAAACTGGGGAAGATATAGCAAACATGattttagaaaatttgaaaaagcgCAATATTAGCATAGAAGATTGCCGTGGACAAGGATATGACAATGGAAGCAACATGAGCGGACAATATAAAGGCGTGCAGGCAAGGATCCTGGCCCTCAATCCCCTTGCCATATGGTCTCCTTGTGCTTGTCATAGTTTGAACTTATGTGGTGTCCATGCAGCAGAATGTTGTCCCCAGGCTGTtacattttttggaataatccAAAAGCTGTACAATATATTTAGTGCTAGTCCTTCCAGGTGGgagattttaaaaaataaaatagatgTATCCCTGCATTCTCTTTCTACAACTCGCTGGTCAGCTAGAGTAGAAAGTGTCAAACCGGTCTGCAACAAGTTGCCCGGAATAAAGGATGCAATTCTAGAGGTATTTGAGCTCAATTTGACATCAGAAGTGCGAGTTGAATTGAATGGTATTTTATCATATTTGGGATCATTTGAATGTCTCTTAATGGCTTCAACGTGGCTGAAAGTACTTACAGCTATCAACTATAGAAGTGTTATTCTTCAAACGGAATCCATAACTTTGGACATTGGAACCGAAAATTTGAAGTCTTTGCTGGAAGATCTTAATATTATAAGAAATAGTTGgtcgaaaatattgaatgaatgtaGAGAAGTagcaaaaaatttagaaatgtcAACCGAAATGCCTACGTCCGAGAAGAGGAAACGCAAAAGAAAGCAATTTTTTGACGAAACGAATTCAGAACAGGATTTTTCATCAGAACTTAGTGGGGAGGATTACTTCAGAATAaatgtattttattcaattctagatgctgttattttgaatatttctacaaGATTCCAagcaattaaaaatattgtgcaTATGTTCAGTGTCTTATGGAAATTTTTACACTTAGAAGATGCAGACATTGAAGAGAGGGCCACTAATCTCCAAATTCAGTACCACTTAGATACTGATTGTAAATTAACAGAAGAGATCAAGCACCTCAAGGTTATCTTTTCTGCtacttttcaaatgaatgatCTTACCCCACTAAATCTTCTGaatgaaattcacaaattaaaattggATACCTTGTTTCCAAATATTGTGATATCCTTAAGAATATTTTGCACTTTGCCTGTGACTGTAGCCCAAGCTGAAAGGTCTTTCAGCCacctttcaaaaattaaaaatgttctTAGATCTACCATGACTCAGGGACGATTGAGTGCTCTAGGCTTATTATCGATCGAGTCAAGAGTAGCTAGAAGATGcgatttttctaaaattatagCAAATTTTGCTACTGCAAAATGCCGAAAGGCTCACATAAAATGA
- the LOC123675040 gene encoding uncharacterized protein LOC123675040: MHFKSLLVVYGLLLNVLSKPTNDTDELKKLITDDIKTQMEPESKIFYSDSSKASRTQSSTNNPLSVWQNLIGSPISNSQSLNAVEGMHPVMVLGMHQAIVIPLNALPSIFQNMMTGLFNTENSNQQQSGNLTPGLPNIMG, encoded by the exons ATGCACTTTAAAAGTTTACTCGTGGTGTATGGAC ttttattGAATGTTCTGTCCAAGCCAACGAATGATACtgatgaactgaaaaaattgattacCGATGACATCAAGACCCAGATGGAACCAGaatcgaaaattttttattcagacA gtAGTAAAGCTAGTAGAACTCAGTCCTCTACAAACAACCCTCTGTCAGTATGGCAAAATTTAATTGGAAGTCCTATTAGCAACAGTCAATCTTTAAATGCGGTTGAAGGTATGCATCCAGTCATGGTGTTGGGAATGCATCAAGCGATAGTGATACCTTTAAATGCTCTGCCAAGTATATTCCAGAACATGATGACAGGCCTATTCAATactgaaaattcaaatcaacaacaaagtGGTAATTTGACACCAGGTCTACCGAATATCATGGGATGA